Proteins found in one Anopheles aquasalis chromosome 3, idAnoAquaMG_Q_19, whole genome shotgun sequence genomic segment:
- the LOC126575820 gene encoding DNA replication licensing factor MCM4 isoform X1, which yields MMFGFRKCASFFESREQRSLLSCPRLLFPRALGSVTESSVKLESTFRCCRCADWISHNQRETCGHIMLVTEGHHSYGASSNNDTETSHRIGCPMPQNDHGLVQESSEHHSTRLTSPGTCGAPRNVTATSPYVRVHGISEIDMSSPLNYGTPSSLGSIRTPRSGVRGTPMRQRPDVRVDQFFRQVVVGIHDSSPNVINEDRHLATDSASSGHRLVVWGTNVVVDECMHKFKQFIMRYIDPNAAEDEITQGMNVNEPLYIQKLEEIHTLEEPFLNLNCAHLKTFDESLYRQLVCYPQDVIPALDIAVNEMFFEQFPAATLYHQIQVRPFNADKTRAMRGLNPEDIDQIITISGMVIRTSNIIPEMRCAFFKCSICSFGTFVELERGRIAEPTLCTNCNSNHCFQLIHNRSQFADRQLIKLQESPDDMAAGQTPHNVLLMAHEDLVDKVQPGDRVTVTGIYKAMPMQENPRQTSMKSVYRTHIDVLHFRKVDDKRLYEEEEGKSHMFSPERVELLKRISQKPDVYDRLARCIAPSIYENTDVKKGIMLQMFGGSKKKQATSGRQNFRAEIHILLCGDPGTSKSQLLQYVYNLVPRTQYTSGRGSSAVGLTAYVTKDSETRQLVLQTGALVLADNGVCCIDEFDKMNDATRSVLHEVMEQQTLSIAKVGIICQLNARTSILAAANPSESQWNKNKTIIDNVQLPHTLISRFDLIFLILDPQDEVFDRRLAVHLVSMYYATRNEDEDNLVDMSVLRDYIAYAKEHINPEISEEAQQRLIQVYVDMRKVGSGKGQISAYPRQLESLIRLSEAHAKVRLSETVDRQDVEEAWRLHREALKQSATDPLSGKIDVGILTTGLSNAARKKRIELVSSIKANLKTKGKISTIPYQKLFGETKEASQMLVTKEQFEDALRELQDEGMVVIVGNNTIRIC from the exons ATGATGTTTGGTTTCCGGAAGTGTGCATCATTCTTCGAAAGCAGGGAGCAGAGATCCTTACTTAGCTGTCCGCGTTTGTTGTTTCCACGGGCATTAGGAAGTGTTACGGAGAGCTCGGTCAAGCTAGAATCAACGTTTCGTTGTTGCCGCTGCGCAGATTGGATTTCACATAACCAACGCGAGACCTGTGGCCACATAATGTTAGTGACCGAGGGGCATCATTCGTACGGAG CATCATCGAATAATGATACTGAAACGTCGCATCGAATCGGCTGCCCAATGCCACAAAATGATCATGGTTTGGTGCAAGAAAGCTCTGAGCACCATTCAACGAGGTTGACATCTCCGGGTACCTGTGGCGCTCCTCGTAATGTAACAGCTACGAGTCCGTACGTTCGAGTTCATGGAATAAGCGAGATTGATATGAGTTCTCCGTTGAATTACGGAACACCAAGCTCATTGGGTTCGATTCGAACCCCTCGATCTGGTGTTCGTGGAACGCCAATGCGTCAGAGACCAGATGTTCGAGTGGATCAGTTTTTTCGCCAAGTAGTCGTCGGCATCCACGATAGTAGCCCCAATGTTATCAACGAGGATCGTCACTTAGCTACGGATTCTGCTTCTTCCGGTCATCGATTAGTTGTATGGGGCACTAATGTTGTGGTGGACGAATGTATGCACAAGTTTAAACAATTCATAATGCGTTACATTGATCCGAATGCGGCAGAAGACGAAATTACCCAGGGAATGAATGTTAATGAACCACTTTATATTCAAAAATTAGAGGAG ATACATACACTTGAGGAACCttttttgaatttaaattgtGCTCATTTAAAAACATTCGATGAGTCTTTGTACCGTCAACTCGTCTGCTATCCTCAGGAC GTTATTCCGGCATTAGATATTGCAGTAAATGAAATGTTCTTTGAGCAATTCCCAGCCGCTACACTCTATCATCAAATCCAAGTTCGGCCTTTCAATGCGGACAAGACACGGGCAATGCGTGGACTGAATCCGGAAGATATTGATCAAATAATCACGATCAGTGGCATGGTTATTCGTACATCTAATATTATTCCAGAGATGCGCTGCGCTTTTTTCAAATGTTCTATCTGCAGCTTTGGTACGTTTGTTGAACTTGAAAGAGGACGTATTGCAGAACCCACTTTGTGTACCAATTGCAATTCCAATCACTGTTTTCAACTAATACACAATCGATCACAATTTGCCGATCgtcaattaattaaacttcAAGAGTCTCCCGACGACATGGCTGCCGGACAAACTCCCCATAATGTATTGCTTATGGCTCATGAAGACCTAGTTGATAAAGTACAACCAGGCGATCGAGTAACTGTTACCGGAATATACAAAGCGATGCCCATGCAAGAAAATCCTCGCCAAACATCGATGAAATCCGTCTACCGAACACACATTGACGTGCTCCATTTTCGCAAAGTCGACGATAAACGGCTTtatgaagaagaggaaggcaAATCTCATATGTTTTCACCGGAGCGCGTCGAACTTTTAAAAAGGATTTCTCAGAAACCAGATGTTTACGATCGTTTGGCTCGCTGTATCGCTCCTTCTATTTACGAAAATACTGACGTGAAGAAAGGCATTATGTTACAAATGTTTGGAGGATCcaagaaaaaacaagcaacTTCTGGAAGGCAAAACTTTCGGGCTGAAATCCATATTCTCTTGTGTGGAGATCCGGGCACATCAAAGTCTCAATTGTTGCAATACGTTTACAATTTAGTGCCCCGTACCCAATACACCTCAGGTCGAGGGTCTTCAGCAGTTGGTTTAACAGCATATGTTACTAAGGATTCTGAAACACGGCAACTTGTTCTTCAAAC TGGTGCCCTTGTGTTGGCAGATAATGGTGTATGTTGTATTGATGAGTTTGATAAGATGAATGATGCCACAAGAAGTGTTCTACACGAAGTGATGGAACAGCAAACACTCAGTATAGCAAAAGTAGGCATCATCTGCCAGTTGAACGCACGAACCTCgattcttgctgctgctaatcctTCAGAATCTCAATGGAATAAgaacaaaaccatcatcgaCAACGTGCAGCTTCCTCATACTTTGATTTCCAGATTCGATCTAATCTTCCTTATATTAGACCCGCAAGATGAAGTTTTCGACCGGCGCCTTGCAGTTCATTTGGTCTCGATGTATTATGCTACTagaaatgaagatgaagacaACTTGGTG GACATGAGTGTACTTCGGGACTATATTGCATATGCTAAGGAACACATCAATCCTGAAATATCTGAGGAAGCACAACAAAGGTTAATTCAAGTTTATGTTGACATGCGTAAAGTAGGATCTGGAAAAGGTCAGATTTCGGCCTACCCTCGGCAACTGGAAAGCTTAATTCGGCTGTCAGAAGCTCATGCTAAGGTGCGGCTTAGTGAAACCGTTGACAGACAAGATGTTGAAGAAGCCTGGCGTCTACACCGAGAAGCTTTGAAACAGTCAGCTACAGATCCACTGTCTGGTAAAATCGATGTCGGCATTTTGACTACTGGCTTATCTAATGCTGCTCGGAAGAAGCGTATTGAACTAGTATCATCCATAAAAGCTAACTTAaagacaaaaggaaaaatctcCACTATTCCTTACCAAAAACTCTTTGGCGAAACAAAGGAAGCTTCGCAAATG CTCGTAACAAAAGAACAATTTGAAGACGCACTGAGGGAACTACAAGATGAGGGAATGGTTGTCATCGTTGGTAATAATACTATTAGAATTTGCTAA
- the LOC126575827 gene encoding origin recognition complex subunit 1 — MKDVAAKPVKWIDDAVVLEYTDLKRRAVAFYSKCMFGALTIEVGSYVLVSNMDATNPDSIEGCDVAQILRMYEIAGSDRNSNTDPCRATVRWFSRPTALPKSVLSDEIISFDANEVVEDPRFNPDISIETIYGLCCVHYATHPEKMLANDYYSRGKIWYLVRYKLMKSSGRKWVLQPIKPEPTRTHVTYSTTVNEQSIPANTPKLKLKRAKSMKSSTNASSDLENMFHTDHWRVQLVDCMAELSNALSDVEITKERKACVSRTSLITKTEKGMANGQKINLDPSLRINYSEGNEDIRNYSIVKSKECNTTDMKITLRISDNQTKIDLATSSNIAGKRVLKGTTPLVNQSSPPKTRKTSDSLERICQKNMLKSSNNKRFVEVGTSPITDRSVGECIGGRRTSRQLEFENRKEYGNPKYEWNGTNEIKHIRSGSIIQTIDYKPMPGERVSKDLSIAREKLHVAATPISLPCREKEYDILFNFLEGKIYDGSGGCMYVSGVPGTGKTATTTAVISSLKLLSEAEKIPKFEFVDINGMRLSEPRQAYVQIYRQLTGKTLAWEQAYNLLNKRFTTKSPRRITTVVLIDELDILCNRRQDVVYNLLNWPTLQTAQLIVVTIANTMDLPERVLMGKISSRLGLTRLTFQPYNFRQLQEIVMVRLAGTNAFNNDAVQLVSRKVAAVSGDARRALDICRRATEFCSSSIVSMTQVQMVLAEMIASPQVKTIRSCSRIEQMFLHAVTMEVTRIGIDECCFLGVYAQLETLCAFSGINVPNPGRAMMICARLGALRLLISDNSSSDIYQKILLNVNADDVHYALQNNIDL, encoded by the exons ATGAAAGATGTTGCAGCTAAACCGGTGAAATGGATAGACGATGCAGTCGTTTTGGAATATACTGATCTAAAGCGTCGTGCTGTTGCGTTTTATTC GAAATGTATGTTTGGAGCGTTGACGATAGAGGTTGGGAGTTATGTGCTGGTTTCCAACATGGATGCAACCAATCCTGATTCGATCGAAGGATGCGATGTGGCGCAGATTCTTCGTATGTACGAAATAGCCGGTTCTGACCGTAACAGTAACACAGATCCCTGTAGAGCGACTGTACGGTGGTTTTCAAG GCCAACCGCTCTACCAAAGTCGGTTCTTTCGGACGAAATCATATCGTTCGATGCAAATGAAGTGGTCGAAGATCCTCGGTTCAATCCAGACATATCGATTGAAACAATTTATGGGCTGTGTTGTGTTCATTATGCTACACATCCAGAGAAGATGTTGGCTAATGACTACTACTCACGAGGAAAAATATGGTATTTGGTACGTTACAAACTCATGAAATCATCAGGTAGAAAATGGGTTCTTCAACCCATTAAACCAGAGCCAACAAGAACGCATGTAACATACAGCACTACCGTTAACGAACAATCTATACCTGCCAACACACCAAAGCTGAAGTTGAAACGAGCGAAATCAATGAAAAGTTCTACAAACGCAAGCAGTGATCTCGAAAACATGTTTCATACAGATCACTGGAGGGTTCAACTTGTCGATTGCATGGCTGAACTATCCAATGCACTCAGTGATGTTGAAATAACTAAAGAACGGAAGGCATGCGTTTCCCGCACGAGCTTGATAACAAAAACTGAAAAGGGAATGGCGAACGgtcaaaaaataaatttagaCCCTTCGCTACGTATTAACTACAGCGAAGGCAATGAAGATATAAGAAATTATTCAATCGTAAAATCTAAAGAATGTAATACAACTGATATGAAAATCACCCTACGAATTTCtgacaatcaaacaaaaatcgatttgGCAACATCGTCAAACATAGCAGGAAAACGTGTTTTAAAAGGAACAACACCATTGGTAAATCAGTCttcaccaccaaaaacaagaaagaCTTCCGATTCATTAGAACGcatctgccaaaaaaacatgCTCAAGTCATCAAACAATAAACGATTTGTCGAAGTTGGCACCAGTCCGATAACTGACCGCAGTGTTGGCGAATGCATTGGCGGACGTCGTACATCCCGTCAATTAGAGTTTGAAAACCGGAAAGAGTATGGCAACCCAAAGTATGAGTGGAATGGCACGAATGAAATTAAACATATTCGCAGCGGCAGTATCATACAAACGATTGACTACAAACCCATGCCAGGAGAGCGTGTGTCCAAAGATCTATCAATTGCTCGTGAAAAATTGCACGTGGCCGCTACTCCAATCAGCCTGCCTTGTCGCGAAAAGGAATATGATATACTGTTCAACTTTTTAGAGGGTAAAATTTATGATGGTTCAGGAGGCTGTATGTACGTATCTGGTGTTCCTGGAACGGGGAAAACGGCAACGACAACCGCTGTAATCAGCTCGTTAAAATTGTTGTCAGAAGCAGAAAAGATCCCAAAGTTTGAGTTTGTCGATATCAACGGCATGAGATTGTCGGAACCGCGCCAGGCATATGTCCAAATTTATCGTCAACTTACTGGCAAAACATTGGCTTGGGAGCAAGCCTACAACCTACTCAATAAAAGATTCACGACAAAGTCACCTCGCCGTATAACCACGGTGGTACTTATCGATGAGTTGGACATCCTATGCAACCGTAGACAGGATGTCGTTTATAATCTTCTGAATTGGCCAACACTTCAGACGGCACAATTGATTGTTGTTACGATTGCCAATACAATGGACTTGCCAGAACGGGTATTAATGGGCAAAATATCGTCTCGACTAGGTCTTACTAGGCTGACCTTTCAACCATATAACTTCCGTCAGTTGCAGGAAATAGTTATGGTTCGTTTGGCTGGTACGAATGCTTTCAATAACGATGCCGTGCAGCTAGTTTCGCGTAAAGTAGCTGCAGTTTCAGGAGATGCCAGACGTGCATTAGACATTTGTCGTAGAGCAACCGAGTTTTGTTCGAGTTCAATTGTTTCGATGACTCAAGTTCAAATGGTGCTAGCTGAAATGATTGCCAGTCCACAGGTGAAAACTATTCGAAGCTGTTCCCGTATCGAACAAATGTTTTTACACGCCGTCACGATGGAAGTGACCCGTATCGGTATTGACGAATGTTGCTTTTTAGGTGTTTATGCTCAGCTAGAAACGTTATGCGCTTTTTCAGGGATCAACGTTCCGAACCCAGGAAGAGCCATGATGATATGTGCTAGGCTGGGTGCATTAAGATTACTCATTTCTGACAACAGTTCAAGCGATATTTATCAGAAAATTTTACTGAATGTGAATGCAGATGATGTGCATTATGCGTTGCAAAATAACATCGATTTATAA
- the LOC126575903 gene encoding proteasome subunit alpha type-4: protein MARRYDSRTTIFSPEGRLYQVEYAMEAISHAGTSLGILANDGILLAAERRNTNKLLDNVVFSEKIYKLNDDMVCSVAGITSDANVLTNLLRVIAQRYQLNYGEAMPCEQLVSHLCDVKQAYTQYGGKRPFGVSILYMGWDKHYGYQLYQSDPSGNYGGWKATCIGNNSAAAVSALKQELSDSDITLSQAQDLAVKVLSKTLDMTKLTSEKIEMAALTRENNKTIIKILSGSEVDALIAKYEKAEAEAEAAKKEKLGQKS from the exons ATG GCTCGGCGGTATGATTCCAGAACCACTATCTTCTCACCAGAAGGGCGACTGTATCAAGTAGAATATGCCATGGAAGCTATTTCCCATGCTGGGACTTCTTTGGGCATTTTAGCTAATGATGGAATATTGTTAGCTGCGGAAAGGCGCAATACAAACAAACTGTTGGATAACGTCGTTTTTTCGGAAAAGATCTACAAGCTGAATGA TGACATGGTATGCTCTGTGGCTGGGATTACGTCGGATGCAAATGTGCTGACTAACTTGCTTAGAGTTATCGCACAAAGATACCAACTGAACTACGGTGAAGCCATGCCTTGTGAACAACTTGTTTCTCACCTGTGCGATGTAAAGCAAGCATATACTCAATATGGTGGGAAGCGCCCCTTTGGGGTATCTATTCTGTACATGGGTTGGGATAAGCATTATGGATATCAGCTGTACCAATCGGATCCTAGTGGAAACTACGGAGGATGGAAAGCCACATGTATCGGCAATAATTCAGCG GCTGCAGTTTCTGCATTGAAGCAAGAGTTAAGCGATAGTGATATCACTTTATCTCAGGCACAGGACTTAGCGGTGAAAGTCCTTTCAAAAACTCTTGACATGACCAAGCTTACATCTGAGAAGA TTGAAATGGCTGCCTTGACaagggaaaataataaaactatTATTAAAATTCTGTCAGGCAGCGAAGTGGATGCGTTGATTGCCAAATacgaaaaagcagaagcagaggctGAAGCagctaaaaaagaaaaattgggACAAAAATCTTAA
- the LOC126575907 gene encoding uncharacterized protein LOC126575907 yields the protein MFFRIGNVVSREKRTFTSRFTSKGILDNRELPPRLDHSIAPKYEVFRDIDAPVIFDVEEERLMFKRKIIYTNITNTFKDINLSRAEEGVFDLNDLVAILKLQNVIDMFVCAVPKHIKYVDYMCVVSGRNRKHMLGIAETVKKTFKIKRHTSDPIPKIEGETSSDWMAMDLGNIAMHIFSPAARERYDLESLWTVGASYDREFNKPKEDMVQLFEKHTVYLHDLKSLN from the exons atgtttttccgAATCGGAAATGTTGTTTCCCGCGAAAAGAGAACATTTACGAGCAGATTTACATCGAAGGGCATCTTAGATAATAGGGAGCTACCGCCACGATTAGACCATTCCATTGCCCCAAAGTATGAAGTATTTCGAGACATTGATGCGCCGGTTATTTTCGATGTGGAAGAAGAACGACTTATgttcaaaagaaaaatcatctACACCAACATAACTAATACATTCAAGGACATCAACCTTTCTC GAGCAGAGGAAGGGGTATTCGATCTTAATGATTTAGTTGCCATTCTGAAATTGCAAAATGTTATAgatatgtttgtttgtgctgtaCCGAAACACATAAAGTATGTAGATTATATGTGTGTTGTTTCCGGTCGTAACAGGAAGCACATGTTGGGAATAGCCGAGACAGTTAAAAAGACCTTCAAAATCAAAAGACATACGTCTGATCCAATTCCAAAGATAGAAGGAGAAACCAGCAGTGACTGGATGGCAATGGATCTGG GCAATATTGCAATGCATATTTtctcgccagcagcacgagagCGGTATGATTTGGAATCCCTCTGGACAGTTGGAGCATCTTACGATAGAGAGTTTAATAAACCAAAGGAAGATATGGTACAGTTGTTCGAGAAGCATACGGTGTATTTGCACGATTTAAAATCGCTGAATTGA
- the LOC126575900 gene encoding protein immune deficiency: protein MFSTMVKLHRFFDSLLRKKSVSKLDTDASVLPASEQARTSNNIAIRQNDGLPTGGGYQLEVSAVANDTVLAHAKDSPDLISSMPNEQIRLANSIMNNVQYNAHSSTRTAISNSGGIHVFQLKNTRNVHIGDNFFVQTAHKQNQLEEVKWKKLKQSHTIMHLMHSSIDIDNEVLEIVSRHLGYEWKSFARKLGYSRGQIDAFEEDNRNLSEQIYNFISDWYRSESNPTLGKLVSLLWKNEHKETVYHIKQAWKKRKNDLTSLNKYDES from the exons ATGTTCTCCACGATGGTAAAATTACATAGATTTTTCGACAGTTTGTTAAGAAAAAAGTCCGTATCCAAACTGGATACAGATGCGAGTGTattgccagcgagcgagcaagccaGAACTTCAAACAATATAGCAATCCGACAGAATGATGGTCTTCCAACGGGTGGTGGTTACCAATTGGAAGTGTCGGCTGTAGCAAACGATACTGTCCTTGCTCACGCGAAAGATTCTCCGGACCTAATATCTTCTATGCCTAACGAACAAATTCGACTGGCGAATTCAATTATGAACAATGTACAGTATAATGCACACTCATCAACCCGTACGGCTATATCGAACTCAGGAGGAATACATGTATTTCAACTGAAAAATACTAGAAATGTGCATATTGGAGACAACTTTTTCGTTCAGACTGCCCATAAGCAGAACCAATTGGAGGAAgtaaaatggaagaaattaaaacaatcGCATACTATAATGCACTTGATGCATTCTTCCATTGACATAGATAATGAAGTGCTAGAAATCGTCTCCCGCCATCTCGGCTATGAATGGAAAAGCTTTGCTCGTAAGCTGGGCTATTCGAGGGGACAGATTGATGCGTTCGAAGAAGATAATCGAAACCTGTCAGAG CAAATCTACAACTTCATTTCGGATTGGTATCGCAGCGAGAGTAATCCTACGCTTGGCAAACTGGTATCATTACTATGGAAAAATGAGCATAAGGAAACCGTTTATCACATTAAACAAGCatggaaaaaacgaaaaaatgatCTGACTTCACTGAACAAATATGATGAATCATAG
- the LOC126575820 gene encoding DNA replication licensing factor MCM4 isoform X2, protein MSSPIRPNRQTKDSGNSSREASSNNDTETSHRIGCPMPQNDHGLVQESSEHHSTRLTSPGTCGAPRNVTATSPYVRVHGISEIDMSSPLNYGTPSSLGSIRTPRSGVRGTPMRQRPDVRVDQFFRQVVVGIHDSSPNVINEDRHLATDSASSGHRLVVWGTNVVVDECMHKFKQFIMRYIDPNAAEDEITQGMNVNEPLYIQKLEEIHTLEEPFLNLNCAHLKTFDESLYRQLVCYPQDVIPALDIAVNEMFFEQFPAATLYHQIQVRPFNADKTRAMRGLNPEDIDQIITISGMVIRTSNIIPEMRCAFFKCSICSFGTFVELERGRIAEPTLCTNCNSNHCFQLIHNRSQFADRQLIKLQESPDDMAAGQTPHNVLLMAHEDLVDKVQPGDRVTVTGIYKAMPMQENPRQTSMKSVYRTHIDVLHFRKVDDKRLYEEEEGKSHMFSPERVELLKRISQKPDVYDRLARCIAPSIYENTDVKKGIMLQMFGGSKKKQATSGRQNFRAEIHILLCGDPGTSKSQLLQYVYNLVPRTQYTSGRGSSAVGLTAYVTKDSETRQLVLQTGALVLADNGVCCIDEFDKMNDATRSVLHEVMEQQTLSIAKVGIICQLNARTSILAAANPSESQWNKNKTIIDNVQLPHTLISRFDLIFLILDPQDEVFDRRLAVHLVSMYYATRNEDEDNLVDMSVLRDYIAYAKEHINPEISEEAQQRLIQVYVDMRKVGSGKGQISAYPRQLESLIRLSEAHAKVRLSETVDRQDVEEAWRLHREALKQSATDPLSGKIDVGILTTGLSNAARKKRIELVSSIKANLKTKGKISTIPYQKLFGETKEASQMLVTKEQFEDALRELQDEGMVVIVGNNTIRIC, encoded by the exons ATGTCTAGCCCAATTCGGCCAAATCGTCAAACAAAGGACTCTGGCAACAGTTCCCGTGAAG CATCATCGAATAATGATACTGAAACGTCGCATCGAATCGGCTGCCCAATGCCACAAAATGATCATGGTTTGGTGCAAGAAAGCTCTGAGCACCATTCAACGAGGTTGACATCTCCGGGTACCTGTGGCGCTCCTCGTAATGTAACAGCTACGAGTCCGTACGTTCGAGTTCATGGAATAAGCGAGATTGATATGAGTTCTCCGTTGAATTACGGAACACCAAGCTCATTGGGTTCGATTCGAACCCCTCGATCTGGTGTTCGTGGAACGCCAATGCGTCAGAGACCAGATGTTCGAGTGGATCAGTTTTTTCGCCAAGTAGTCGTCGGCATCCACGATAGTAGCCCCAATGTTATCAACGAGGATCGTCACTTAGCTACGGATTCTGCTTCTTCCGGTCATCGATTAGTTGTATGGGGCACTAATGTTGTGGTGGACGAATGTATGCACAAGTTTAAACAATTCATAATGCGTTACATTGATCCGAATGCGGCAGAAGACGAAATTACCCAGGGAATGAATGTTAATGAACCACTTTATATTCAAAAATTAGAGGAG ATACATACACTTGAGGAACCttttttgaatttaaattgtGCTCATTTAAAAACATTCGATGAGTCTTTGTACCGTCAACTCGTCTGCTATCCTCAGGAC GTTATTCCGGCATTAGATATTGCAGTAAATGAAATGTTCTTTGAGCAATTCCCAGCCGCTACACTCTATCATCAAATCCAAGTTCGGCCTTTCAATGCGGACAAGACACGGGCAATGCGTGGACTGAATCCGGAAGATATTGATCAAATAATCACGATCAGTGGCATGGTTATTCGTACATCTAATATTATTCCAGAGATGCGCTGCGCTTTTTTCAAATGTTCTATCTGCAGCTTTGGTACGTTTGTTGAACTTGAAAGAGGACGTATTGCAGAACCCACTTTGTGTACCAATTGCAATTCCAATCACTGTTTTCAACTAATACACAATCGATCACAATTTGCCGATCgtcaattaattaaacttcAAGAGTCTCCCGACGACATGGCTGCCGGACAAACTCCCCATAATGTATTGCTTATGGCTCATGAAGACCTAGTTGATAAAGTACAACCAGGCGATCGAGTAACTGTTACCGGAATATACAAAGCGATGCCCATGCAAGAAAATCCTCGCCAAACATCGATGAAATCCGTCTACCGAACACACATTGACGTGCTCCATTTTCGCAAAGTCGACGATAAACGGCTTtatgaagaagaggaaggcaAATCTCATATGTTTTCACCGGAGCGCGTCGAACTTTTAAAAAGGATTTCTCAGAAACCAGATGTTTACGATCGTTTGGCTCGCTGTATCGCTCCTTCTATTTACGAAAATACTGACGTGAAGAAAGGCATTATGTTACAAATGTTTGGAGGATCcaagaaaaaacaagcaacTTCTGGAAGGCAAAACTTTCGGGCTGAAATCCATATTCTCTTGTGTGGAGATCCGGGCACATCAAAGTCTCAATTGTTGCAATACGTTTACAATTTAGTGCCCCGTACCCAATACACCTCAGGTCGAGGGTCTTCAGCAGTTGGTTTAACAGCATATGTTACTAAGGATTCTGAAACACGGCAACTTGTTCTTCAAAC TGGTGCCCTTGTGTTGGCAGATAATGGTGTATGTTGTATTGATGAGTTTGATAAGATGAATGATGCCACAAGAAGTGTTCTACACGAAGTGATGGAACAGCAAACACTCAGTATAGCAAAAGTAGGCATCATCTGCCAGTTGAACGCACGAACCTCgattcttgctgctgctaatcctTCAGAATCTCAATGGAATAAgaacaaaaccatcatcgaCAACGTGCAGCTTCCTCATACTTTGATTTCCAGATTCGATCTAATCTTCCTTATATTAGACCCGCAAGATGAAGTTTTCGACCGGCGCCTTGCAGTTCATTTGGTCTCGATGTATTATGCTACTagaaatgaagatgaagacaACTTGGTG GACATGAGTGTACTTCGGGACTATATTGCATATGCTAAGGAACACATCAATCCTGAAATATCTGAGGAAGCACAACAAAGGTTAATTCAAGTTTATGTTGACATGCGTAAAGTAGGATCTGGAAAAGGTCAGATTTCGGCCTACCCTCGGCAACTGGAAAGCTTAATTCGGCTGTCAGAAGCTCATGCTAAGGTGCGGCTTAGTGAAACCGTTGACAGACAAGATGTTGAAGAAGCCTGGCGTCTACACCGAGAAGCTTTGAAACAGTCAGCTACAGATCCACTGTCTGGTAAAATCGATGTCGGCATTTTGACTACTGGCTTATCTAATGCTGCTCGGAAGAAGCGTATTGAACTAGTATCATCCATAAAAGCTAACTTAaagacaaaaggaaaaatctcCACTATTCCTTACCAAAAACTCTTTGGCGAAACAAAGGAAGCTTCGCAAATG CTCGTAACAAAAGAACAATTTGAAGACGCACTGAGGGAACTACAAGATGAGGGAATGGTTGTCATCGTTGGTAATAATACTATTAGAATTTGCTAA